Proteins found in one Moritella sp. Urea-trap-13 genomic segment:
- a CDS encoding EAL domain-containing protein gives MTSIAPVLPPKLLLYILKSKNYGVEYQPIVALDTLEVFAYEALSRFYDDKNNPIAPDQVYKALHHNPLSLFQVEYAHKKLQLQHAPKNFKLFVNLDQDSYFAYGDDIAEQSITAKELNPFIQLFLAHKDNEVIVELIENSEIIDAKMSLNMIKLMASYNIRTAIDDVCNEQSMLSTAVLEQVNFIKFDRFVVLNKHNAKFLLLIRALIAYAKAAGKKTILEGVETDDDLAFAKALSIDYVQGFLFKPQFISMRSVGP, from the coding sequence TTGACTAGTATAGCGCCAGTTCTACCACCTAAATTACTATTATATATTTTAAAATCAAAGAATTATGGTGTTGAATACCAACCTATCGTAGCGCTTGATACGCTTGAAGTATTTGCTTATGAAGCTTTATCACGTTTTTATGATGATAAAAATAATCCCATTGCCCCAGACCAAGTATATAAGGCTTTGCATCACAACCCGCTATCTTTATTTCAGGTGGAATACGCACATAAAAAATTACAGCTTCAGCATGCCCCGAAAAATTTTAAATTATTCGTTAACTTAGATCAAGATTCTTATTTTGCTTATGGTGATGATATCGCAGAGCAGTCGATAACAGCGAAAGAATTGAATCCTTTCATTCAGTTGTTTTTAGCTCATAAAGACAATGAGGTAATTGTAGAGCTAATTGAAAACTCCGAGATAATCGATGCCAAAATGAGTCTTAACATGATCAAATTAATGGCGTCATACAATATAAGAACTGCAATTGATGATGTCTGTAACGAACAGTCGATGCTTTCAACCGCAGTATTAGAGCAAGTTAATTTTATTAAATTTGATCGTTTTGTGGTATTGAATAAGCATAACGCAAAATTTTTATTATTGATTAGAGCCTTGATTGCTTATGCTAAAGCTGCAGGCAAGAAAACGATTTTGGAGGGGGTCGAAACGGATGATGATTTAGCGTTTGCAAAAGCTTTAAGTATTGATTATGTTCAAGGTTTTCTATTTAAACCGCAGTTTATATCTATGCGTAGTGTCGGCCCTTGA
- a CDS encoding methyl-accepting chemotaxis protein has translation MNFLSSFKGRIISVVILLLITTLTISNFFSYRQLSSSMSSNINDYSIVKVDTTSEKINTWFQTIKEGLMATAPDFAQARDDEQLLLMVRQITAATKASDIVVGFTDGRSYGAASGKRDLASYDPRTRDWYTLAKQKRSTIVTAMYKDALTKQLLISIAAPFYKNGQLEGVLLADIELGVLNDMVRDSAFANAVTSLHDNQGTTIASTMQINNPGQSKLADDMGYAQLQQEMLSKDEGVTNFSVNGADKVSYFESIELDDSMNWHLLITIDKSAHYAKSQELLEESLFGALLLIITASAIVYVALNQLYRPILALKSTVVDLAHGNADLTQRLAVNSNDDLGQIAEAVNRFVINLQDMMLEISQSTDHISSGIEQLRSQTEHNNTVLIDHASETDQVVVAVTEMSSTADSVAQNAAQSATFTQQSADEAHQSKTVVEGAVHGVADLVNEVEAMALNIQTMNEDTHKISTVLSVIGEIADQTNLLALNAAIEAARAGEQGRGFAVVADEVRTLAARTQQSTSEINEMLARLRNGADTVVRAMDITKASCQKTAATTASVNDNLDSMTTSVMQINDLGIQIATAAEEQSSVTEEINRNMTMIQGMVNQLTQNGEKTMDSTRDLASSNEQLVAIVGQFKLR, from the coding sequence GTGAATTTTCTATCAAGTTTTAAAGGACGAATAATCTCGGTCGTTATTCTACTCTTAATAACAACCTTAACTATTTCTAACTTCTTTTCTTACCGCCAGTTGTCTTCTTCTATGTCGAGTAATATCAATGATTACTCTATAGTAAAAGTAGACACTACATCAGAAAAAATTAACACTTGGTTTCAAACCATTAAAGAAGGTTTGATGGCAACAGCGCCTGATTTTGCACAAGCGCGTGATGATGAGCAGTTACTTTTAATGGTTCGACAAATCACCGCCGCTACAAAGGCCAGTGATATTGTGGTGGGTTTTACTGATGGTCGCTCTTATGGCGCCGCAAGCGGTAAGCGAGATTTAGCAAGTTATGATCCTCGCACACGTGACTGGTATACCTTAGCAAAACAAAAGCGTAGCACTATTGTAACGGCAATGTATAAAGATGCATTAACCAAGCAACTGCTTATTAGTATTGCGGCGCCATTTTATAAAAATGGTCAATTAGAAGGTGTACTACTGGCAGATATCGAGCTAGGTGTGTTAAATGATATGGTGCGTGATTCGGCATTTGCGAATGCGGTTACCAGCTTACACGATAACCAAGGTACGACTATCGCATCAACGATGCAAATCAATAACCCAGGTCAAAGCAAGTTAGCTGATGATATGGGTTATGCGCAACTGCAACAAGAAATGTTAAGCAAAGATGAAGGTGTTACAAACTTCTCTGTTAATGGTGCTGATAAAGTGAGTTACTTTGAGAGCATTGAACTCGATGACTCTATGAACTGGCATCTATTGATTACCATCGATAAATCAGCGCATTACGCGAAATCGCAAGAGCTGTTAGAAGAAAGTCTATTTGGTGCACTGCTACTTATCATTACTGCATCTGCTATCGTTTATGTTGCACTTAACCAGCTATACCGCCCAATTCTTGCGTTAAAATCAACGGTTGTTGATCTTGCCCATGGTAACGCCGATTTAACTCAACGATTGGCAGTGAACAGCAATGATGACCTAGGTCAGATCGCTGAAGCAGTAAATCGATTCGTGATCAACTTGCAAGATATGATGCTGGAGATATCGCAATCAACAGATCATATTTCATCTGGTATTGAGCAATTAAGATCGCAAACTGAACACAACAATACAGTATTGATTGATCACGCAAGTGAGACGGACCAAGTTGTAGTTGCTGTCACTGAAATGAGTTCAACTGCGGACAGTGTTGCTCAAAATGCAGCACAATCAGCGACCTTTACACAGCAATCTGCAGATGAAGCACATCAATCAAAAACAGTGGTTGAAGGTGCAGTACACGGTGTTGCAGACTTAGTGAATGAAGTTGAAGCGATGGCTCTTAACATTCAAACCATGAATGAAGATACCCATAAGATCAGCACGGTATTAAGTGTGATAGGCGAAATCGCCGACCAAACTAACCTACTTGCATTGAATGCGGCCATTGAAGCAGCGCGCGCTGGTGAACAAGGTCGTGGTTTTGCGGTTGTTGCTGACGAAGTACGTACGCTTGCGGCACGCACACAGCAAAGTACCTCTGAGATTAACGAGATGTTAGCGCGTCTTCGTAATGGTGCAGATACAGTTGTACGAGCAATGGATATCACTAAGGCTAGCTGTCAAAAAACGGCAGCAACCACTGCAAGCGTCAATGATAACCTTGATTCGATGACTACCTCTGTGATGCAAATTAATGATCTTGGTATTCAGATTGCCACAGCTGCGGAAGAACAAAGTTCAGTAACGGAAGAAATCAACCGTAACATGACAATGATCCAAGGCATGGTTAATCAACTGACCCAAAATGGTGAAAAAACCATGGACAGTACGCGTGACCTAGCAAGTTCAAATGAACAGTTAGTTGCGATTGTTGGTCAGTTTAAATTAAGATAA
- a CDS encoding methyl-accepting chemotaxis protein — MNFLSSFKGRIITVIMLLLITTLAISNFLSYRQLSTMMKSDIDNYSTLKVSSTSDKVNAWFQTIKDGLVGTAPDFAVSRNDDQIILMVQQINASTKASDVFVGFEDGRSYSANSGGKHILAEYDPRTRGWYKDAKRQGKTIITPMYKDAFTQNLLVSIAEPFYKNGQFQGVLLADIELNILEDIVKASAFAHATTSLFDELGTAIASTDKIDKPGESKLADNVAFSQLQQQMLAEDSGKLTLSVDGKEKISYFEAVKLDDQLSWHILVTLDKEAHHAIIADSLEDSLITAIILIIMVSLLIYVALNKLYQPIIALKSTIQDLAQGNGDLTQRLEVTSKDDLGQIAEGVNTFIANLQTIMIDISQSTTHISTGIEQLRSQTEHNNTVLIDHASETDQVVVAVTEMSSTADSVAQSAAQSATYTQKSTDEAHQSKSVVEGAVRGVADLVNEVEAMALNIQTMNEDTHKISTVLSVIGEIADQTNLLALNAAIEAARAGEQGRGFAVVADEVRTLAARTQQSTSEINEMLTRLRGGADTVVRAMDITKASCQQTANTTASVNDSLDSMTSSVMQINDLGIQIATAAEEQSSVTEEINRNMTMIQNMVSQLTENGEKTMDSTHTLASSNQQLVAIVSQFKLS, encoded by the coding sequence GTGAATTTCTTATCAAGTTTTAAAGGCCGGATAATTACAGTAATTATGTTACTGCTCATCACGACGCTAGCAATATCGAATTTTCTTTCTTATCGCCAGCTATCTACCATGATGAAAAGCGATATCGATAACTATTCAACCCTGAAAGTCAGCAGTACATCCGATAAAGTTAACGCGTGGTTCCAAACGATCAAAGATGGTTTGGTTGGTACGGCGCCAGATTTTGCAGTTTCACGTAACGATGACCAGATTATTTTAATGGTGCAACAAATCAACGCATCAACAAAAGCATCAGACGTATTTGTGGGGTTTGAAGATGGCCGTTCATATAGTGCAAATAGCGGAGGAAAACATATTCTAGCCGAATACGACCCACGCACACGTGGTTGGTATAAAGACGCAAAACGCCAAGGTAAAACCATTATTACCCCTATGTATAAAGATGCATTTACCCAGAATTTACTGGTCAGTATCGCTGAACCCTTCTACAAGAATGGTCAATTTCAGGGTGTATTACTTGCCGACATCGAATTAAACATCCTCGAAGACATTGTAAAAGCATCAGCATTTGCACATGCAACTACGAGCTTATTTGACGAACTTGGTACTGCCATTGCGTCAACAGATAAAATTGACAAGCCAGGTGAATCAAAGCTCGCTGACAATGTTGCATTTAGCCAACTACAACAGCAGATGCTCGCTGAAGACAGCGGTAAACTAACTCTATCCGTTGATGGAAAAGAGAAGATCAGCTATTTTGAAGCGGTGAAGCTTGATGACCAATTAAGTTGGCACATATTAGTGACGTTGGACAAAGAAGCCCACCATGCCATTATTGCAGATAGCTTAGAAGACTCGTTAATCACAGCTATTATTTTGATTATTATGGTATCGCTGCTGATATATGTTGCTCTTAATAAACTTTACCAACCAATCATTGCATTAAAATCTACCATTCAAGATCTCGCACAAGGTAACGGTGATTTAACTCAACGATTGGAAGTAACAAGTAAAGATGATTTGGGCCAGATAGCCGAAGGCGTAAATACCTTTATTGCTAACCTGCAAACGATCATGATAGATATATCACAATCAACAACGCATATTTCGACAGGTATTGAACAGCTTCGTTCACAAACAGAACACAATAATACCGTGCTAATCGATCACGCCAGTGAAACAGATCAGGTTGTTGTTGCCGTTACAGAAATGAGTTCGACTGCTGATAGCGTTGCTCAAAGTGCAGCGCAAAGTGCAACTTATACACAGAAATCAACTGATGAAGCACACCAATCTAAGAGCGTTGTAGAAGGGGCTGTCAGAGGTGTTGCCGACTTAGTCAATGAAGTAGAAGCTATGGCACTCAACATTCAAACCATGAATGAAGATACTCATAAAATCAGCACGGTGTTAAGCGTCATTGGTGAGATTGCCGATCAAACGAATCTACTGGCATTAAACGCAGCAATTGAAGCGGCGCGTGCTGGCGAACAGGGCCGAGGTTTTGCGGTTGTTGCAGATGAAGTACGAACGCTTGCTGCAAGAACACAGCAAAGTACTTCTGAGATTAATGAAATGCTAACGCGCTTACGTGGCGGTGCTGATACTGTGGTGCGCGCAATGGATATCACCAAAGCAAGCTGCCAACAAACGGCTAATACCACTGCCAGTGTCAATGACAGCCTTGATTCGATGACCAGTTCAGTGATGCAGATTAATGACCTTGGTATTCAGATTGCTACCGCAGCTGAAGAGCAAAGCTCAGTCACCGAAGAAATAAACCGTAACATGACGATGATTCAGAATATGGTATCGCAATTAACTGAAAACGGTGAAAAAACCATGGACAGTACCCATACGCTTGCAAGTTCAAATCAACAGCTTGTTGCTATCGTTTCGCAATTTAAATTGAGCTAA
- a CDS encoding peptide permease, translating to MKSIFKPLFFVFVSLFVLAGCSEDNSPKEGNEYSVIPTQMSDLPDVVEIFSLACGNCKNMESMIPAIEDMTKIDIAKTHVTFNESAQRSAYVYYAAAIQNGGKPSHEMMTDLFTYTQSGAGADNHDHGEGQVEEEPVAAMTPAEKKAEMIAIFDKYNMKSPIDLSEAQHESVYQQMVKAETIVTNADIASVPAFLVQGKYLVNSAAHKTLEDLAATITYLNNLDK from the coding sequence ATGAAATCTATCTTTAAACCGCTGTTCTTCGTTTTTGTTTCTTTGTTTGTGCTGGCTGGTTGCAGCGAAGACAATAGTCCAAAGGAAGGCAATGAATACAGTGTTATTCCGACGCAGATGTCTGATTTGCCCGATGTTGTTGAAATATTCTCTTTGGCGTGCGGCAATTGTAAAAACATGGAAAGCATGATCCCTGCAATTGAAGATATGACTAAAATAGATATCGCCAAAACTCACGTAACTTTTAATGAAAGCGCACAACGTTCTGCCTATGTTTATTATGCCGCGGCCATTCAAAATGGCGGTAAACCGAGTCATGAAATGATGACTGACTTATTTACTTATACTCAAAGTGGTGCTGGTGCAGATAACCATGACCATGGCGAAGGCCAAGTGGAAGAAGAACCTGTTGCTGCAATGACACCTGCAGAGAAAAAAGCAGAGATGATCGCTATTTTTGATAAATACAACATGAAGAGCCCAATCGATTTAAGCGAAGCGCAACATGAGAGTGTTTATCAACAAATGGTTAAAGCTGAAACAATCGTGACTAATGCGGACATTGCTTCTGTACCGGCTTTCTTAGTTCAAGGTAAATACTTAGTTAATTCTGCAGCCCATAAAACACTAGAAGACTTAGCAGCAACAATCACTTATCTTAACAATTTAGATAAATAA
- a CDS encoding isopenicillin N synthase family oxygenase: protein MTLAAIDYRAENSAEAFVKSLRETGFGVLTNHPINPELVQTIYTEWQAFFETEEKHGFLFKPETQDGFFPATVSETAKGHSVKDIKEYFHVYTWGRIPESLKENILAYYEQANALAAELLDWVEEFSPADVSANYSMPLSKMVEASTRTLLRVLHYPPMTGNEEVGAIRAAAHEDINMLTVLPAANEPGLQVLKQDGTWLDVPSDFGNIIINIGDMLQEASGGYFPSTTHRVINPKGADMTKARVSLPLFLHPKAEVVLSERYTADEYLMERLRELGVL from the coding sequence ATGACATTAGCAGCAATTGATTACCGCGCTGAAAATAGCGCTGAAGCGTTTGTAAAATCGCTTCGTGAAACTGGTTTTGGTGTATTAACTAATCACCCGATTAATCCAGAATTAGTGCAAACCATTTACACTGAATGGCAAGCATTCTTTGAAACGGAAGAAAAACACGGATTTTTGTTCAAACCTGAAACGCAAGATGGCTTCTTTCCTGCGACAGTGTCTGAAACAGCAAAAGGTCACAGTGTTAAAGATATTAAAGAGTATTTCCATGTATACACTTGGGGACGTATCCCTGAGTCATTAAAAGAAAATATTCTCGCGTATTACGAGCAAGCTAATGCACTTGCTGCTGAGCTACTTGACTGGGTTGAAGAATTCTCTCCAGCGGATGTATCAGCAAACTACAGCATGCCACTATCAAAGATGGTTGAAGCAAGCACGCGTACACTATTACGTGTTTTACATTACCCGCCAATGACAGGTAATGAAGAAGTAGGGGCTATCCGTGCTGCTGCTCATGAAGACATTAATATGCTTACAGTACTTCCTGCGGCTAACGAACCTGGCTTACAAGTACTTAAGCAAGATGGTACTTGGTTAGACGTACCAAGTGATTTTGGTAACATCATTATTAATATTGGTGACATGCTGCAAGAAGCGTCTGGTGGTTATTTCCCATCAACAACACACCGTGTTATTAATCCTAAAGGTGCTGATATGACGAAAGCGCGTGTATCATTACCGCTATTCTTGCACCCTAAAGCAGAAGTTGTATTATCAGAGCGTTATACTGCCGATGAGTATTTAATGGAACGATTACGTGAGTTAGGTGTTCTTTAA
- a CDS encoding VolA/Pla-1 family phospholipase, whose product MPRKKILASLIISSFALTACDSDTEVLDVKENKLYTSSRIQFSPADGIVSLPNDLLFSGTTDGTLELPDELAAIKVASAAGTTMTYADSTYAIGALDGWSTTHPIVIGVDLYEDRTLDVSSIEQPGAVRILKVSLGGPLSASDNANCKLQDSLTVCVLDGFGTELSYGTDFITTVNGNSIAVVPLKPFAAKASYMYLTTNLIKDSEGESVNGSVTYQLLKKDYAENPIGDPSNPADVSAVGLQKLVNHYDSFIPAFGIDASTVTHAGVFTTQSVFDVIDTVQSQITSAANATFTFTPVDKGYDTPTANVSIPSSGDVYSASATLPYYLSKTSSDSYWQAAGSSIAAVGVALGTPYDDTDIMPLSGAGLVGQIAACPIAGLNSMDAAAVGAIVAGIKTNPTAVAQLLPYCDIKYDTGAKAGDSIDPFKHLTRFNPLPAAGSLQAPVTQNIDIQITLPKSASAPYPVNISIHGLGTLKETTLATADAFAQAGIATIAIDMPLHGSRGLNVGTDGVYEISATDAAGAVLLQDSLLPIIAASYAKGSPLAFVNINSGLTVRDNFRQAIVDLLTLRAQLGNFIDPIGGSQLFDTDKVTVHGLSLGAITAASFTTYANRVSNTTFNVTKASLVAPTSGLAWAFAESPSFRPAVLDGLVAVVAEGKNVEKPTPGSSTYAEYLQIAIDTLEPSLKFAIQTLVDPIDPINMASTLVVNTPALHVIEVVGDGFDGDIYTLTEAGQPAYDINATNKSDQTLPNFGAIPVTGTERLIANLGLPCVTATTATRGAVRFKNGHHSSLISTKSAAGATTEQAAYATAEMQSQVVKFAASGTIVIDNSNDVINTTCPL is encoded by the coding sequence ATGCCACGAAAAAAAATACTTGCCTCATTGATCATCTCAAGCTTTGCTCTCACTGCTTGTGATTCGGATACTGAAGTATTAGACGTTAAAGAAAATAAACTGTACACAAGTAGCCGTATACAGTTTAGTCCAGCAGATGGAATTGTGTCTTTACCTAATGATTTACTATTTAGCGGCACTACCGACGGTACATTAGAACTACCAGATGAATTAGCCGCAATCAAAGTAGCTTCGGCTGCTGGTACAACAATGACTTATGCTGATAGTACGTATGCCATTGGTGCACTTGACGGCTGGTCAACAACTCATCCTATCGTTATTGGTGTTGATTTATACGAAGATCGTACGTTAGATGTTTCAAGCATCGAACAACCTGGTGCTGTGCGAATTCTTAAAGTTTCACTTGGTGGTCCTCTATCAGCCTCTGATAATGCGAATTGTAAACTCCAAGACTCATTAACAGTTTGCGTACTTGACGGATTTGGAACCGAATTATCTTATGGTACTGACTTTATAACCACTGTTAATGGAAACTCTATAGCTGTAGTACCATTAAAACCGTTTGCTGCAAAAGCAAGTTACATGTATTTAACAACAAATTTAATTAAAGATAGTGAAGGCGAATCCGTTAACGGCAGTGTTACCTATCAACTGCTGAAAAAAGACTACGCAGAAAATCCTATCGGTGATCCCTCGAATCCGGCCGATGTATCTGCTGTGGGATTACAAAAATTAGTTAATCACTATGATAGTTTTATTCCTGCATTTGGTATTGATGCAAGTACAGTAACGCACGCTGGTGTATTCACCACACAATCAGTATTTGATGTTATTGATACCGTACAGAGCCAGATCACGTCAGCTGCTAATGCCACTTTTACTTTCACGCCTGTCGATAAAGGCTATGATACTCCTACTGCAAATGTCAGTATCCCTTCTTCAGGAGATGTATATAGTGCGTCTGCTACTCTCCCGTATTACCTCTCAAAAACATCATCAGATAGTTATTGGCAGGCTGCGGGGAGCAGTATTGCAGCCGTGGGGGTAGCTTTAGGAACACCTTATGATGACACCGACATCATGCCATTATCAGGCGCAGGTTTAGTCGGGCAAATAGCCGCTTGTCCTATCGCTGGACTAAATTCAATGGATGCAGCGGCTGTCGGCGCAATTGTAGCTGGTATCAAAACCAACCCGACTGCTGTAGCACAGTTATTACCTTACTGTGATATCAAATATGATACAGGTGCAAAAGCTGGCGACAGTATCGACCCTTTCAAACATCTTACTCGATTTAACCCATTACCAGCTGCAGGCTCACTACAAGCTCCTGTTACACAAAATATAGATATACAAATTACGTTACCTAAATCAGCAAGTGCTCCTTATCCAGTTAATATTTCTATTCATGGACTCGGCACATTAAAAGAGACAACGCTAGCAACGGCTGATGCATTTGCGCAGGCGGGTATTGCCACTATTGCTATTGATATGCCATTACACGGTAGCCGTGGTTTAAACGTCGGTACTGATGGTGTATATGAAATCAGTGCAACAGACGCTGCTGGTGCAGTTCTACTCCAAGACAGTCTATTACCAATCATTGCGGCATCGTATGCTAAGGGTAGTCCATTAGCCTTTGTTAATATCAATAGCGGTTTAACGGTGCGTGATAACTTCCGTCAAGCCATTGTAGACCTACTCACATTACGCGCTCAGCTTGGTAATTTCATCGATCCTATCGGCGGCAGTCAATTGTTCGATACAGACAAAGTCACTGTGCATGGTTTAAGCCTCGGTGCTATTACAGCCGCTTCTTTTACCACTTATGCTAATCGTGTTTCAAACACAACATTCAACGTAACCAAAGCGTCATTGGTTGCTCCAACAAGTGGTTTAGCCTGGGCCTTTGCTGAAAGCCCGTCGTTTAGACCTGCGGTTCTTGATGGTTTAGTTGCAGTCGTAGCTGAAGGGAAAAATGTTGAAAAACCGACACCTGGTTCATCGACTTATGCTGAATATTTACAGATTGCTATCGATACTTTAGAGCCAAGTCTTAAATTTGCTATACAAACGCTGGTTGATCCTATTGACCCTATTAACATGGCTTCAACATTAGTGGTAAACACACCAGCGTTGCATGTAATCGAAGTTGTGGGTGATGGATTTGATGGTGACATTTACACCCTCACTGAAGCAGGTCAACCTGCTTATGATATAAACGCCACTAATAAATCGGATCAAACCCTACCCAATTTTGGTGCAATACCAGTAACAGGTACTGAACGCTTAATCGCGAATCTAGGTTTACCTTGTGTAACAGCTACAACAGCTACTCGGGGTGCTGTAAGGTTTAAAAACGGTCATCACAGTTCATTAATTAGTACAAAGTCTGCAGCTGGCGCAACAACAGAACAAGCTGCTTATGCGACTGCTGAAATGCAAAGTCAAGTTGTGAAGTTTGCAGCATCTGGAACTATCGTTATTGATAATTCTAATGATGTGATTAATACTACATGCCCGCTTTAA
- a CDS encoding GGDEF domain-containing protein has product MRNAVNSCAHEWFISLTESEDEAQLDVRLIISLQAILKTQKIAVFARENALEEQNISLISDNLTQQDFTPETVDALYLKVQDNKIHCVEQQQARVSYIPICHCDTVIGFVVAVHMQCETLDTKQFMTAANVLHIYANQRHVLFKNRLDPLTELLNRQTFETKLMEVITGHDHNERRDHTEKQCSWYLAMLDIDNFKQVNDQFGHIIGDEALILIARLIKTNFRNQDYIFRYGGEEFAVLFKCAEEDTGVLILERLRKTIAQHIFTQVGTITISIGFTELASSSILSTLVQHADLALYESKRTGRNKVTNFRQIKHLHNSGQVVEHEHELFK; this is encoded by the coding sequence ATGCGAAACGCGGTTAATAGTTGTGCACATGAATGGTTCATCTCATTAACCGAATCGGAAGATGAAGCACAACTTGACGTAAGGCTTATTATCTCGTTACAAGCTATTTTAAAAACGCAGAAAATTGCCGTATTTGCCAGAGAAAATGCCCTCGAAGAACAGAACATTAGCTTAATTTCTGATAACTTAACCCAGCAAGATTTTACGCCTGAAACTGTTGATGCACTGTATCTTAAAGTACAAGATAACAAGATCCATTGCGTTGAACAGCAGCAGGCAAGGGTGAGTTATATCCCCATTTGTCACTGTGATACTGTCATTGGCTTTGTCGTCGCTGTCCATATGCAGTGCGAGACGTTAGATACTAAACAATTTATGACTGCCGCCAATGTCCTGCATATTTATGCTAACCAACGTCATGTATTGTTTAAAAATAGGCTTGATCCATTGACTGAACTACTCAACCGACAAACCTTTGAGACTAAGTTGATGGAAGTGATCACTGGTCATGATCATAATGAACGTCGTGATCACACCGAGAAGCAGTGTTCTTGGTATTTGGCTATGCTAGATATAGATAATTTTAAGCAAGTGAATGACCAATTTGGCCATATCATTGGTGATGAAGCGTTAATCTTAATCGCGCGGTTAATTAAAACCAATTTCCGTAATCAAGATTATATTTTCCGCTATGGCGGTGAAGAATTTGCAGTATTGTTTAAATGTGCAGAAGAAGATACCGGAGTATTAATATTAGAACGTTTAAGAAAGACGATTGCGCAGCATATCTTCACGCAAGTAGGCACGATAACCATCAGTATTGGTTTTACAGAACTAGCAAGTAGCAGTATTTTATCTACACTTGTACAGCATGCTGATTTAGCCTTGTATGAGTCAAAACGAACAGGGCGAAATAAGGTGACAAACTTTAGGCAAATTAAACATTTACATAATTCAGGGCAGGTAGTTGAGCATGAACACGAATTGTTTAAATAA
- the cdd gene encoding cytidine deaminase, whose translation MKANLLTALSCLPESLQSHVLPIISRADFKGVINADDVDLLQLHSALETPELLLSLLPLAAAYSVAPISDFNVGAIARAGSGNLYFGANYEFTHQALFNSVHAEQAAINNAFSHHESSILDITVTDSPCGHCRQFMNELHCAPTLSVNLKATGVKTLATLLPDSFGPIDLGINESLLAAKPVNLTLQQENASSLVQAALQAANTSYAPYSHCHAGIALKTTTGTVIAGRYIENAAFNPSLSPLQSVLINLNLAGFALTDIEAMILVEKAETKMSHAQATQVLVSEIGINNYQHIYAN comes from the coding sequence ATGAAAGCAAACCTTCTTACTGCACTTTCGTGCTTACCTGAATCTCTTCAAAGCCATGTGCTACCTATTATCAGCCGTGCTGATTTTAAGGGTGTTATTAATGCTGACGATGTCGACCTATTACAGCTGCATTCCGCACTAGAAACACCTGAATTACTACTCAGTTTATTACCGTTAGCTGCAGCCTACTCTGTTGCCCCAATTTCTGATTTTAACGTCGGCGCAATAGCACGAGCAGGATCGGGAAACCTCTACTTTGGTGCCAATTACGAATTTACACATCAAGCATTATTCAACAGTGTTCATGCTGAACAAGCCGCTATTAATAATGCCTTTAGTCATCATGAATCATCTATTTTAGATATTACGGTTACCGACAGCCCTTGTGGTCACTGCCGTCAATTTATGAATGAGTTACACTGTGCACCAACGTTAAGTGTCAACTTAAAAGCAACAGGTGTTAAAACGCTCGCGACCTTACTGCCCGATTCTTTCGGTCCAATTGATCTCGGTATTAACGAATCGCTATTAGCCGCTAAACCAGTTAATTTAACCTTGCAGCAAGAAAACGCTTCATCGCTAGTACAAGCTGCACTACAAGCTGCAAATACCAGCTATGCACCTTACAGCCACTGCCATGCCGGTATTGCATTAAAAACAACAACGGGTACTGTCATCGCTGGTCGTTATATTGAAAATGCTGCCTTTAATCCGTCATTATCACCACTGCAATCAGTATTGATTAATTTAAATTTAGCAGGGTTTGCATTAACTGATATAGAGGCAATGATCTTGGTTGAAAAAGCAGAGACTAAGATGAGCCATGCACAAGCGACACAAGTGCTGGTATCAGAAATAGGTATTAACAATTACCAGCATATATATGCCAACTAA